From one Staphylococcus kloosii genomic stretch:
- the agrD gene encoding cyclic lactone autoinducer peptide AgrD, producing MDILNSIFSFFAKFFEVLGAVSGVNPCSGWFDEPEVPEELTKLYE from the coding sequence ATGGATATTTTAAATAGCATCTTTTCATTTTTCGCGAAGTTTTTTGAAGTTTTAGGAGCTGTTTCAGGAGTTAACCCATGTAGTGGTTGGTTCGACGAACCTGAAGTACCAGAAGAACTTACAAAATTATACGAATAA
- a CDS encoding SdrH family protein, giving the protein MIKLKYIKRKKLMTSSVALCLSVSMFTSPIHGATESSSTNTNESSSTSDNDASNESVTTSPTENESQQEENSSINETTDDSSNKNEENSSAAQNDVSNDTSENNTDNSNSTDTGQDNTNDDPNQEENSSIDNNTSEDKKKDDAQDSKDNKNYPTKEDTTDDSDTTNSGGSGGGSGGGGPSNNTSDGNNTADGSNTNNTGGNTNGSNEGYYPNSGNNSGYNPNPNNNTAANHYGGGSGGGSSQNQQTNNNGAMNNNQTGNYSSNGQSHYQYSWQSGSGSNNNYAKPSNNQYYYKGTNSNKNYRNDNKNNTYSTNNNKQQVNRNQSNNQNYYYWSNNNNNQTAKNSNSVKNKNNDANKSNNYNDEPQYNNQHNDDNVMNKFQKVAPGSFKYNPYVVSQVKNLDKDKQQVSENQIDQVVSKKSFNDNSYLNALQRGTNYFKFQYFNPIKFDAYYKNLDKQVLALITGEIGSMPDLKSPKENKSQGSYEYEKSDENELTTTKKESEAQDNNLKFERALFALIATMFIIFIGVIVAYFVKTTRDRYFNKKKHLK; this is encoded by the coding sequence GTGATAAAGTTGAAATATATCAAGCGTAAAAAATTAATGACTTCAAGTGTGGCATTATGCTTAAGTGTATCAATGTTCACTTCACCTATACACGGTGCTACAGAGTCATCATCAACTAATACTAATGAAAGTAGTAGTACGTCAGATAATGATGCTAGCAATGAAAGTGTAACTACATCACCAACAGAAAATGAATCGCAACAAGAAGAAAATAGTAGTATTAATGAAACTACTGATGATTCGTCTAATAAAAATGAAGAAAATAGTAGTGCAGCACAAAATGATGTAAGTAATGATACATCAGAAAATAATACGGATAATAGTAACTCAACTGATACAGGGCAAGATAATACAAACGACGACCCAAATCAGGAAGAAAATAGTTCAATTGACAACAATACATCAGAAGATAAGAAGAAAGACGACGCTCAAGATAGTAAAGATAATAAAAATTATCCGACAAAAGAAGATACTACTGACGATAGTGATACTACTAATAGTGGTGGATCTGGTGGAGGTTCTGGCGGTGGGGGACCATCGAACAATACCTCTGATGGTAATAATACAGCTGACGGCAGTAATACCAATAATACAGGTGGTAATACAAACGGCAGTAATGAAGGTTATTATCCAAATTCTGGTAATAATTCGGGATATAATCCAAACCCGAATAACAATACTGCAGCAAATCATTATGGTGGCGGTTCAGGAGGGGGTAGTTCTCAAAACCAACAAACAAATAATAATGGTGCTATGAATAATAACCAAACCGGAAATTATTCAAGCAATGGTCAATCTCATTATCAATATAGTTGGCAATCAGGTTCAGGCTCTAATAACAATTATGCTAAACCGAGTAATAATCAATATTATTATAAAGGTACAAATAGCAATAAAAATTATCGTAATGATAATAAAAACAACACATATAGTACGAATAACAACAAACAACAAGTGAATAGAAACCAAAGTAATAATCAAAATTATTATTATTGGAGTAACAACAATAATAATCAGACTGCTAAAAATAGTAATAGTGTCAAAAACAAAAATAACGATGCTAATAAATCAAATAATTATAATGATGAACCACAATATAACAATCAACATAATGACGATAATGTTATGAATAAGTTTCAAAAAGTAGCACCGGGTTCATTTAAATATAACCCTTATGTTGTTAGCCAAGTAAAAAATCTAGACAAAGATAAGCAGCAAGTTTCTGAAAATCAAATTGATCAGGTAGTATCTAAAAAATCTTTTAATGATAATTCTTATTTAAATGCATTACAACGCGGAACAAATTACTTTAAATTCCAATATTTTAATCCAATTAAATTTGATGCGTATTACAAAAATTTAGATAAGCAAGTCTTGGCTTTAATCACAGGTGAGATAGGTTCTATGCCGGATTTAAAATCACCGAAAGAAAACAAATCACAAGGTTCATATGAATACGAAAAAAGCGATGAAAATGAATTGACGACGACTAAAAAAGAAAGTGAAGCACAAGATAATAATTTAAAATTTGAACGTGCTTTATTTGCTTTAATAGCTACTATGTTTATTATTTTCATTGGTGTCATTGTTGCATATTTCGTCAAAACAACTAGAGACAGATATTTTAATAAAAAGAAACATCTTAAATAA
- a CDS encoding redox-sensing transcriptional repressor Rex: MAHQSDKIPRATLKRLPLYYRFVNTLKSKGIDRVNSKTISEGLNIDSATIRRDFSYFGELGKKGYGYNIDSLLNFFKHEINENNEIKIAIVGVGNLGKALLNFNFSIHDEMTITEAFDIREDVIGTKVGNVKVKHYNDIATILKEEEIDVVILTTNENAAQQVTDQLVQTGVKGILNFTPTRVHTPGDVQVHHIDLGIELQSLLFFMRNYGDK, translated from the coding sequence TTGGCGCATCAAAGTGATAAAATTCCTCGTGCTACATTAAAGCGTTTACCTTTATATTATAGATTTGTGAATACTTTAAAATCAAAAGGCATAGATAGAGTGAATTCAAAAACGATTAGTGAGGGTCTAAATATAGATTCAGCTACTATTCGTCGTGATTTTTCATATTTTGGAGAATTAGGTAAAAAAGGATACGGTTACAACATAGATAGTTTGTTGAACTTCTTTAAACATGAAATAAACGAAAATAATGAAATAAAAATTGCCATCGTTGGAGTTGGTAATTTGGGGAAAGCATTATTAAATTTTAATTTTTCTATTCATGATGAAATGACAATAACAGAAGCCTTCGATATACGTGAAGATGTTATAGGCACTAAAGTTGGCAATGTTAAGGTTAAGCATTATAACGATATAGCAACTATATTAAAAGAAGAAGAAATCGATGTTGTTATTCTTACTACAAATGAAAATGCAGCGCAACAAGTAACGGATCAATTAGTACAAACAGGTGTGAAAGGTATATTGAATTTCACGCCGACAAGAGTTCATACCCCAGGAGACGTACAAGTCCATCATATTGACCTAGGCATAGAATTACAGTCTTTATTATTCTTTATGCGCAACTACGGGGACAAATAA
- the agrC gene encoding quorum-sensing sensor histidine kinase AgrC, with product MTFLNSIYISIYQLIVLFGVIKIIGNVTYKTRDYISILGIVIPSTLLYFIFSTRIILILIVFTLIFMYIRNKFLGLIFVVLTFLLLYISNFFSVWTMALLKNYNLSSYLMITIYIVVFTIIALFLAIITRYFIKKLSHSILSLNKVYLTLIGIILLATFLILYLYMPKEVISYGDFKYLSVIYVILIIIIAILIITVSFSIVREVQYKRNMQEIENYYKYTLQIEQINNEMRKFRHDYVNILSTMSDYIRENDMEGLRNYFTTEILPMQDNMQMNAVKINGIENLKIREIKGLVTTKILQAQEMNISISVEVNEQITKIDMPTIDLSRIIGIIIDNAIEASENIDEDPLIRIAFLKNSDVSVTFIVMNKCEDDIPRVHTLFQENFTTKKGNSGLGLSTLKEITESKSNLLLDTTIENNYFVQKVEILNT from the coding sequence ATGACGTTTTTAAATTCGATTTATATTTCTATTTATCAACTTATAGTGTTATTTGGAGTTATTAAAATTATCGGTAATGTGACTTATAAAACAAGGGATTATATTTCTATTTTAGGAATCGTAATCCCTTCTACTTTATTATACTTTATTTTCAGTACACGAATTATACTTATACTTATAGTTTTCACCCTTATTTTTATGTACATAAGAAATAAATTTTTAGGTTTAATATTCGTTGTGCTAACATTTTTATTGCTTTATATATCTAATTTTTTCTCTGTTTGGACGATGGCTTTATTAAAAAATTATAATTTATCAAGCTACCTTATGATAACTATTTACATAGTTGTCTTTACAATTATCGCTTTATTTTTAGCTATTATTACACGATATTTCATAAAAAAGTTATCGCACTCGATATTATCTTTGAACAAGGTGTATTTGACTTTAATAGGGATAATTTTATTGGCTACTTTTTTAATCTTATATTTATATATGCCAAAAGAAGTTATTTCATATGGTGATTTTAAATACCTATCTGTTATTTATGTTATTTTAATAATTATTATCGCGATTTTGATTATTACAGTTTCTTTCAGTATTGTGCGCGAAGTTCAATACAAAAGAAATATGCAAGAAATTGAAAATTATTACAAATATACTTTGCAAATCGAACAAATTAATAATGAAATGCGTAAGTTCAGACATGATTATGTTAATATTTTATCTACAATGTCAGATTACATCCGTGAAAATGACATGGAAGGTTTGCGTAACTATTTCACAACTGAAATATTACCTATGCAAGACAATATGCAAATGAACGCCGTTAAAATTAATGGCATTGAAAATTTAAAAATTAGAGAAATCAAAGGCTTAGTAACAACGAAAATTTTACAAGCTCAAGAAATGAATATTAGTATTAGTGTTGAAGTAAACGAACAAATCACTAAAATAGACATGCCTACTATCGACCTAAGTCGTATTATTGGTATCATTATCGACAATGCTATTGAAGCATCAGAGAATATTGATGAGGATCCATTAATTCGTATAGCATTTTTAAAAAATAGTGATGTTTCTGTTACCTTTATCGTAATGAATAAATGTGAAGATGATATTCCTCGAGTACACACCCTATTCCAAGAAAACTTTACTACTAAAAAAGGTAATAGTGGATTAGGATTATCGACTTTAAAAGAAATAACTGAATCAAAATCAAACTTATTATTAGATACGACAATTGAAAACAATTACTTTGTTCAAAAAGTTGAAATATTAAATACTTAA
- a CDS encoding carbon-nitrogen family hydrolase, with protein sequence MDIKVFQLKIEPADVSYNEENITAWFNRHVQPDTDVVVLPEMWNNGYALSQLDILADDNLTRSYKFIKNLALQFDVDIVAGSVSNKRNNQVYNTAFTVLKDGSLVNVYDKVHLVPMLNEPTYLAPGEAVPEPYQLSDGTQSTQIICYDLRFPELLRYPAAEGCDIAFYVAQWPQARLKHWQSLLQARAIENDMYIVGCNACGDDGSTQYAGHSMVVDPNGEILEEVGSTEKCITLSLDLDKVKQQRKAIPVFENRRKELYK encoded by the coding sequence ATGGACATTAAAGTATTCCAACTAAAAATTGAACCTGCTGATGTATCTTATAACGAAGAAAATATAACAGCATGGTTTAATAGACACGTGCAACCAGATACAGATGTCGTCGTTTTGCCAGAAATGTGGAATAATGGCTACGCATTATCACAACTCGACATTTTAGCCGACGATAATTTAACTCGAAGCTATAAGTTCATTAAAAATTTAGCATTACAATTCGATGTTGATATTGTAGCTGGATCGGTTTCTAACAAAAGAAATAATCAAGTATACAATACCGCATTTACCGTACTTAAAGACGGTAGTTTAGTTAATGTATATGATAAGGTACATCTTGTACCTATGTTAAATGAGCCTACTTATTTAGCACCTGGTGAAGCAGTACCAGAACCTTATCAATTAAGTGATGGTACACAAAGTACACAAATTATTTGTTATGACTTAAGATTTCCTGAACTACTACGTTATCCAGCTGCAGAAGGCTGTGACATAGCCTTTTATGTTGCCCAATGGCCACAAGCCCGATTAAAACATTGGCAGTCATTGTTACAAGCTAGAGCAATAGAAAATGATATGTATATTGTAGGATGTAATGCCTGTGGTGACGATGGCAGTACACAGTATGCTGGTCATTCAATGGTAGTTGATCCGAACGGAGAAATTTTAGAAGAAGTAGGTTCAACTGAAAAATGCATTACTCTATCTTTAGATTTAGATAAGGTAAAACAACAACGCAAAGCTATTCCTGTATTTGAAAATAGAAGAAAAGAGTTATATAAATAA
- a CDS encoding carbohydrate kinase family protein: MGKLYAIGEALIDFIPNTTDSKLKDVETFSRQVGGAPCNVASTARKLGGQSEMITQLGQDAFGDIIVETLENIGVGTSFIKRTNEANTALAFVSLTKSGERDFSFYRKPSADMLYSRDNINDIPVTQTDILHFCSVDLVDSEMKEAHKAIIEKFKQQQGTICFDPNVRLPLWDSEEACKQAIREFIPHANIVKISDEELSFITDIKDDEEAIQWLFQNNVEIVIFTKGAAGSELHFKDGTKISHEGFKVKAVDTTGAGDAFIGAMLSKILNFETTNLTQELKQQGKDILGFSNFVAAKVTTNYGAIGSIPTLEEINNSEAL; this comes from the coding sequence ATGGGTAAATTATATGCAATAGGTGAGGCATTAATAGATTTTATTCCTAATACGACGGATTCTAAGTTGAAAGATGTTGAAACATTTTCTAGACAAGTAGGCGGAGCACCTTGTAATGTCGCTAGCACAGCGCGAAAGCTTGGTGGTCAATCAGAAATGATTACACAACTAGGTCAAGACGCATTTGGGGATATCATTGTCGAAACACTTGAAAATATAGGGGTTGGCACATCATTTATTAAACGAACGAATGAAGCAAACACTGCATTAGCATTTGTAAGTTTAACAAAATCTGGAGAAAGAGATTTTTCATTTTACCGTAAACCTTCTGCTGATATGTTATACAGTCGCGACAATATAAATGACATACCTGTAACACAAACGGATATCTTACATTTTTGTTCTGTTGATTTAGTAGACAGTGAAATGAAAGAGGCGCATAAGGCAATTATAGAAAAGTTTAAGCAACAACAAGGGACAATTTGTTTTGATCCTAATGTAAGATTGCCTTTATGGGATAGCGAAGAAGCATGTAAGCAGGCGATAAGAGAATTTATTCCACATGCTAATATTGTTAAAATATCTGATGAAGAACTGTCATTTATTACAGATATTAAAGATGATGAGGAAGCAATTCAATGGCTATTTCAAAATAATGTGGAAATTGTTATTTTTACTAAAGGTGCTGCAGGTTCAGAATTACATTTTAAAGATGGCACTAAAATAAGTCATGAAGGCTTTAAAGTGAAGGCGGTCGATACGACCGGTGCAGGGGATGCTTTTATAGGTGCGATGTTAAGTAAAATATTGAATTTTGAAACTACTAATCTAACACAAGAATTGAAACAACAAGGTAAGGATATATTAGGCTTTAGTAATTTTGTTGCAGCGAAAGTAACGACTAATTATGGTGCGATTGGTAGTATTCCTACTTTAGAAGAAATTAATAACAGTGAAGCGCTATAA
- the agrA gene encoding quorum-sensing response regulator AgrA: MKIFICEDDTRQRDNMTSIINNYIMIEEKPMEIVKATGDPYEILEEARELDDIGCYFLDIQLEADINGIKLASEIRKHDPVGNIIFVTSHSELTYLTFVYKIAAMDFIFKDDPDELKTRIIDCIETAETRLKLLSKDSNVDTIELKQGSNSVYVRYDDVMFFESSAKSHRLIAHLDNRQIEFYGNLKELSQLDDRFFRCHNSYVINKNNVSAVNSKDRIIYFENQEFCFASVRNIKKIKNT, translated from the coding sequence ATGAAAATTTTCATATGTGAGGATGACACAAGGCAACGTGATAATATGACTTCAATTATAAATAACTACATTATGATTGAAGAAAAACCTATGGAAATTGTTAAGGCAACAGGAGATCCTTATGAAATATTAGAAGAAGCCCGTGAGCTCGATGATATCGGTTGTTATTTTTTAGATATTCAACTAGAAGCGGACATTAATGGTATTAAATTAGCAAGTGAAATACGTAAACACGACCCTGTTGGCAATATTATATTTGTCACAAGTCACAGTGAATTAACTTACTTAACCTTTGTCTATAAAATTGCCGCTATGGATTTTATATTTAAAGATGACCCAGATGAATTAAAAACACGCATTATTGATTGTATTGAAACAGCAGAAACGCGTTTAAAACTACTATCTAAAGACAGTAATGTCGATACGATTGAACTCAAACAAGGTAGTAACTCTGTATATGTACGCTATGATGACGTTATGTTTTTTGAATCATCTGCTAAATCACATCGGTTAATCGCTCATTTAGACAATAGACAAATTGAATTCTATGGTAATTTAAAAGAACTCAGTCAACTTGACGACCGCTTCTTTAGGTGCCATAACAGTTACGTCATAAACAAAAATAATGTGTCTGCCGTAAACAGTAAAGATCGCATTATATATTTCGAAAACCAAGAATTTTGTTTTGCTTCAGTGCGTAATATTAAAAAGATTAAAAACACATAA
- a CDS encoding YeeE/YedE family protein: MVWLVISGLIVGALLGFVMQRTRFCLAGGFRDMYIQKSNKMFYALLIAISVQSIGLLVLTSTGVVTIPTESYPIIGTVIGSFIFGIGMILSGGCATGTWYRAGEGLIGSWIALVLYGFTAAVTKFGLLLPVMDKVNKPTNVNASMAQTTGIPMWVWVLLLVIVTVFFVTKTLRKPKVAVPTLKRKFTGIRYYLFEKKYHPFVAAIVVGLIALLAWPASEATGRMDGLGITTPSANLVQFLISGDVKLLDWGVFLVLGIFLGSYVAAKGSREFKWRLPDKKTIRNSVFGGMCMGFGASVAGGCSIGNGLVSTATMSWQGWIALASMILGAWFMSYFIFIRPMKKAQKEQSTSANSAHLSGQTQTT, translated from the coding sequence TTGGTGTGGTTAGTAATTAGTGGACTCATCGTTGGAGCGTTATTAGGTTTTGTTATGCAACGTACACGCTTCTGTTTAGCAGGCGGTTTCCGAGATATGTATATTCAGAAAAGTAATAAAATGTTTTATGCTTTATTAATAGCTATATCTGTACAAAGTATTGGATTACTTGTCTTAACATCTACAGGCGTCGTTACAATACCTACAGAATCATACCCTATCATTGGGACAGTTATCGGATCATTTATTTTTGGTATAGGGATGATTTTATCAGGAGGATGTGCAACGGGTACTTGGTATCGTGCCGGTGAAGGTTTAATAGGTAGTTGGATTGCATTAGTGTTATATGGTTTCACTGCTGCAGTTACAAAATTCGGCTTGCTTTTACCTGTAATGGATAAAGTTAATAAACCGACAAATGTTAATGCAAGTATGGCACAAACGACAGGTATTCCTATGTGGGTTTGGGTTTTATTATTGGTGATTGTAACTGTATTTTTCGTAACTAAAACATTACGCAAGCCAAAAGTTGCTGTACCAACTTTAAAACGTAAATTTACAGGCATACGTTACTACTTATTTGAGAAAAAATATCATCCTTTCGTTGCAGCTATCGTAGTTGGTTTAATTGCTTTATTAGCATGGCCAGCAAGTGAAGCAACAGGTCGAATGGACGGCTTAGGTATTACTACACCTTCAGCTAACTTAGTTCAATTTTTAATTAGTGGTGACGTTAAACTATTAGACTGGGGCGTATTTTTAGTCTTAGGTATCTTTTTAGGTTCTTATGTTGCTGCTAAAGGATCAAGAGAATTCAAATGGAGATTACCAGATAAAAAGACAATTAGAAATAGCGTATTTGGTGGTATGTGCATGGGCTTTGGTGCATCTGTAGCAGGAGGTTGTTCAATCGGTAACGGTTTAGTATCAACTGCCACAATGTCATGGCAAGGTTGGATTGCCTTAGCTTCAATGATTTTAGGTGCATGGTTTATGAGTTACTTTATCTTTATTAGACCTATGAAAAAAGCTCAAAAAGAACAAAGCACTTCAGCAAATAGTGCGCATTTAAGTGGTCAAACACAAACAACATAA
- a CDS encoding sulfurtransferase TusA family protein — MVYELGTVGMVCPFPLIEAQKKMVTLDNGDELKIDFDCTQATEAIPNWAAEQGYPVTNYEQLDDASWTITIQKA; from the coding sequence ATGGTATATGAATTAGGAACTGTAGGAATGGTATGTCCATTCCCATTAATAGAAGCTCAGAAAAAAATGGTAACTTTAGATAATGGAGACGAATTAAAGATTGATTTTGACTGCACGCAAGCAACTGAAGCTATCCCTAACTGGGCAGCTGAACAAGGATATCCAGTGACAAACTATGAACAGTTAGATGATGCATCTTGGACTATCACAATTCAAAAAGCATAA
- a CDS encoding nitroreductase family protein produces the protein MGIFKSDKSNLSSFQNAVENRRTIYNLEQEISISDKQLEEIIAHAIKHVPSSFNSQSTRIVLLLNDNNDKFWEIAKETLKNKMGADRDFQPTADKIDNFKHSYGTILFYEDEEVIEGLQNQMPNYAENFSIWSTQTNAMHQFAIWTALSTEGIGASLQHYNPLVDTAVTEAFDIPKNWNLMAQMPFGNIRQEAGEKSFNDVDARFLVRK, from the coding sequence ATGGGAATTTTTAAAAGTGATAAAAGTAACTTATCTTCATTTCAAAATGCAGTAGAAAACAGACGTACGATTTATAATTTAGAACAAGAGATTTCAATTTCAGATAAACAATTAGAGGAAATTATCGCACATGCGATTAAACATGTCCCTTCTTCTTTTAATTCACAATCTACACGTATCGTTTTATTACTTAACGATAATAATGATAAATTCTGGGAAATTGCTAAAGAAACACTTAAAAACAAAATGGGTGCAGATAGAGACTTCCAACCAACTGCAGATAAAATTGATAACTTTAAACATTCTTACGGTACGATTTTATTCTATGAAGATGAAGAAGTTATTGAAGGTTTACAAAATCAAATGCCAAATTACGCTGAAAACTTCTCAATTTGGTCTACACAAACAAATGCAATGCACCAATTTGCAATATGGACAGCATTAAGCACTGAAGGTATTGGCGCTTCTTTACAACACTACAATCCATTAGTTGACACTGCAGTAACTGAAGCATTTGATATACCTAAAAACTGGAACTTAATGGCACAAATGCCTTTTGGTAACATTAGACAAGAAGCTGGTGAAAAATCATTTAATGATGTTGATGCACGTTTCTTAGTACGTAAATAA
- a CDS encoding sucrose-6-phosphate hydrolase, whose product MREWTRDERYQRFEEVPQDKLEALRAQVQHSNYKQVFHIQPESGLLNDPNGLIYFNGEYHISHQWFPLGAVHGLKYWYNYTSEDLVHFEPHGPILKPDTKNDSHGVYSGSAFEYDNHLYYMYTGNARDGEWQRHASQLIAKVNQDKTISKFPKPVISQPPEGYTEHFRDPKVFKKEDTYYAIIGAQNIHQNGRVVLYRSTDIVHWQFMGEIETKLTEFGYMWECPDYFNLDGFDILMFCPQGIEPDGDKFNNIYQAGYIIGQLDVDNLTMNHADFNELDNGFDFYAPQSFIDAQGQRVLIGWMGLPDVNYPTDEENWAHCLTIPRVLSIEDGKLKQRPIKALQQLRFNEETALGYANKYTRQLHPYEGKQYELIIDVLENETTELYFELRSSRRNSTLIKYNKREQKLTLDRNESGPLPNPVEGTSRSTILDTPLSQLQIFIDTSSIEIFCNDGERVMTARIFPDEDATGIKTSTESGQAYLKFTKYELKEG is encoded by the coding sequence ATGCGTGAGTGGACAAGAGACGAGCGCTATCAACGTTTTGAGGAAGTACCTCAAGATAAGTTAGAAGCATTAAGAGCTCAAGTACAACATTCTAACTATAAACAAGTTTTTCATATTCAACCAGAATCAGGATTATTAAATGATCCGAATGGTTTAATTTACTTTAATGGTGAATACCATATATCACATCAATGGTTTCCGTTAGGTGCCGTTCACGGTTTAAAATATTGGTACAATTATACGAGTGAAGATTTAGTACATTTTGAACCACATGGCCCAATTTTGAAACCTGACACTAAAAATGATAGCCATGGTGTCTATAGTGGAAGTGCATTTGAATATGACAACCACTTATATTATATGTATACAGGTAATGCACGTGATGGTGAATGGCAAAGACATGCTAGCCAATTAATTGCAAAAGTGAATCAAGACAAAACTATAAGTAAGTTTCCTAAACCAGTAATTAGTCAACCACCAGAAGGCTATACAGAACATTTTAGAGACCCTAAGGTTTTTAAAAAAGAGGATACATATTACGCTATTATAGGTGCACAAAATATACATCAAAATGGGCGAGTAGTACTTTATCGCTCAACTGATATAGTACATTGGCAATTTATGGGAGAAATAGAAACCAAATTAACTGAATTCGGTTATATGTGGGAATGTCCAGATTATTTCAATTTAGATGGTTTTGATATACTTATGTTTTGTCCCCAAGGTATAGAGCCAGACGGCGATAAATTTAATAATATTTATCAAGCAGGATACATAATTGGCCAACTAGATGTCGATAATTTAACAATGAATCATGCAGATTTTAATGAATTAGATAATGGTTTTGATTTTTATGCACCACAAAGTTTTATTGATGCACAGGGTCAACGTGTATTGATAGGTTGGATGGGCTTACCAGATGTAAATTATCCAACAGATGAAGAAAATTGGGCGCATTGCTTAACGATACCAAGAGTATTGTCAATTGAAGATGGTAAATTAAAACAACGACCAATTAAAGCATTACAGCAATTACGTTTTAATGAAGAAACAGCATTAGGCTATGCTAATAAATATACACGTCAACTTCATCCATATGAAGGAAAGCAATATGAATTAATCATAGATGTTTTAGAAAATGAAACAACGGAATTATATTTTGAGTTACGTAGTTCTCGTCGCAATTCTACTTTAATTAAATATAATAAGAGAGAACAAAAATTAACATTAGATAGAAATGAAAGCGGTCCGCTACCAAATCCAGTAGAAGGCACTTCTAGAAGTACGATATTAGATACGCCACTCTCTCAATTACAAATTTTTATTGATACTTCAAGTATAGAGATATTTTGTAATGATGGGGAACGTGTAATGACTGCAAGAATATTCCCGGATGAAGATGCGACAGGCATAAAAACGTCAACTGAGTCAGGACAAGCTTATTTAAAATTCACAAAATATGAATTGAAAGAAGGTTAA
- a CDS encoding accessory gene regulator AgrB, which translates to MLKSIETRIDTFAKYLQQRNNLDHIAYLKMRLGMQVFVSNFFKTIVAYGVSILFNLFFYTLTVHITYALIRFFAHGAHAKSSLLCHVQNLLLFVFLPWFVVYTQINVGIMYCLAIIGFILLCIYAPAATKKQPIPSKLKGKKKRNTVILSVIILLLSLVFIDPYQQLILLGIVIIAVVQLPIFFPKEEV; encoded by the coding sequence ATGCTAAAATCGATAGAAACCCGTATAGACACCTTTGCAAAATATTTGCAACAACGTAATAATCTAGATCACATCGCATACTTAAAAATGCGTTTAGGCATGCAAGTATTTGTTAGCAACTTTTTTAAAACGATTGTAGCATATGGTGTTTCAATCCTATTTAATTTATTTTTTTACACACTCACTGTTCATATAACTTATGCATTAATTAGATTTTTTGCGCACGGAGCTCATGCGAAATCTTCGTTATTATGTCACGTGCAAAATTTATTGTTATTTGTTTTTTTACCTTGGTTTGTAGTGTATACTCAAATAAACGTTGGAATTATGTATTGCTTAGCAATAATTGGGTTTATTCTCTTATGTATATATGCCCCTGCTGCGACTAAAAAGCAACCTATTCCATCTAAATTAAAAGGTAAGAAAAAAAGAAATACAGTAATACTTTCAGTAATTATTTTATTATTGTCACTAGTTTTTATCGACCCTTATCAACAGCTAATATTATTAGGCATCGTAATTATAGCTGTAGTACAACTACCAATATTTTTCCCTAAGGAGGAAGTTTAA